A DNA window from Thiopseudomonas alkaliphila contains the following coding sequences:
- a CDS encoding MAPEG family protein has translation MTLAYWCVLIVMLLPLVAATSAKLLGKMPASDNHDPRAFLDQVTGKAKRANNAQLNSHEIAPFFAAAIIIAQQIGQIAQSTIDVLAISFVISRVLYLIAYIADWASLRSLIWLAGLGLLISLFMLSA, from the coding sequence ATGACCCTTGCTTACTGGTGTGTGCTAATCGTTATGCTGTTGCCCTTAGTTGCAGCAACCTCAGCTAAACTTCTAGGTAAAATGCCCGCAAGTGATAATCACGATCCTCGTGCTTTTTTAGATCAAGTTACGGGTAAAGCCAAACGTGCCAATAATGCGCAGCTAAATAGCCATGAAATTGCGCCCTTTTTTGCAGCGGCCATCATTATTGCGCAGCAAATTGGCCAGATAGCGCAAAGCACAATTGATGTGCTTGCTATTAGTTTTGTGATTAGCCGAGTTTTATATTTAATTGCCTATATTGCTGACTGGGCAAGCCTTCGCTCATTAATTTGGCTAGCAGGATTAGGCCTATTAATTAGCCTATTTATGCTCAGCGCTTAA